A genome region from Fervidobacterium changbaicum includes the following:
- a CDS encoding DDE-type integrase/transposase/recombinase yields MQNSVVSCPKCGSTNIYKNGHDKYGNQQYFCKDCKRTFRLVHSKKHKLFSFPYPKCPVCGKTMQIHKIKKAFVKFRCRSCHTRDEIPTNLPQFVPLPFDSFKFFRFPIFIVLKAFVLYFKAVSLRSIRDSLNIKVSHVAIYKWILKLSCFFSILVPVDAFKVHGDETVVLFKSKKYYVWFLVEHDSNLIVAWHVSKYRDMGQVKILLEKFFGNNERTIELITDGLGAYGAVKILYKNINHIVVRLGQNNQCESKFSLFQDFVRAKRGFKNIDNLPMYVNSFCVVRNLLKLNGNDIARVMSVLLSSITTS; encoded by the coding sequence ATGCAAAATTCTGTAGTCTCTTGCCCCAAATGCGGCTCTACCAACATCTACAAAAACGGTCATGATAAGTACGGTAACCAACAATACTTTTGCAAAGACTGTAAGCGCACTTTCAGACTTGTTCATTCAAAAAAACACAAGCTCTTCTCTTTCCCTTATCCTAAATGCCCTGTCTGTGGAAAAACTATGCAAATCCACAAAATCAAAAAAGCCTTCGTTAAGTTCCGTTGCCGTTCTTGCCATACCAGAGACGAAATCCCAACTAACTTACCTCAATTTGTCCCTCTTCCTTTCGACTCTTTCAAGTTCTTCCGCTTCCCTATCTTTATTGTCCTTAAAGCCTTCGTCCTTTATTTCAAAGCTGTGTCCTTGCGTTCCATCAGAGACTCACTTAATATCAAAGTCTCTCATGTCGCTATCTACAAGTGGATCCTTAAGTTGTCTTGTTTCTTTTCCATCCTCGTTCCTGTAGATGCTTTCAAAGTCCATGGTGATGAAACTGTCGTTTTGTTTAAATCCAAAAAGTACTACGTTTGGTTCTTAGTTGAGCACGATTCGAATCTTATTGTTGCTTGGCATGTATCCAAATATCGCGATATGGGTCAAGTGAAGATATTGTTAGAGAAGTTCTTTGGTAACAACGAAAGAACAATCGAACTAATTACAGATGGACTTGGTGCATATGGTGCAGTGAAGATACTATACAAGAATATCAATCATATTGTTGTGAGACTTGGGCAAAACAATCAATGTGAATCGAAGTTTTCGTTATTCCAAGACTTTGTACGAGCCAAGCGTGGATTTAAGAATATTGACAATCTTCCAATGTACGTAAACAGTTTTTGTGTAGTGAGAAATCTCTTGAAACTGAATGGCAATGATATTGCGCGTGTTATGAGTGTTCTATTGTCTTCCATCACTACAAGTTAA
- a CDS encoding diguanylate cyclase domain-containing protein yields MENTRNRDYNELTKEELIQKVRELEDEVSRLKMRESELEMLLNEYSSIMKKQFEVFDDFIKDVGTRRMIDPLTRVYSHEHILKLISYYHQKAFEESFGYSLLTITINNFDKLEQMEKERVLLSIGKLLKELVRVPLDSVGRSAEDQFIVLLTEITKDNALKVKERIENALALHNIDAAVKFAAYPDDSTNLEELVKMVQ; encoded by the coding sequence ATGGAAAACACAAGAAACAGGGACTACAACGAACTTACAAAAGAAGAGCTCATCCAAAAAGTACGTGAATTAGAAGACGAAGTCTCAAGACTTAAAATGCGCGAATCTGAACTTGAGATGCTCTTGAACGAGTACTCTTCAATAATGAAGAAACAATTCGAAGTCTTCGACGATTTCATCAAAGATGTGGGAACAAGACGTATGATAGACCCTCTGACAAGGGTCTACTCACATGAGCACATTTTAAAACTCATATCCTACTACCACCAGAAGGCGTTCGAAGAAAGCTTCGGATACTCGCTACTAACAATCACTATAAATAACTTCGACAAACTTGAGCAAATGGAAAAAGAACGCGTTTTACTGAGCATAGGAAAGTTACTAAAAGAGCTTGTCAGAGTGCCGCTTGATAGCGTTGGACGGTCCGCTGAAGACCAGTTCATAGTCTTGCTAACTGAGATTACGAAAGATAACGCACTAAAAGTGAAAGAGCGCATAGAGAATGCGCTCGCATTGCACAACATCGACGCTGCTGTAAAGTTTGCAGCATATCCTGACGATTCGACAAATCTTGAAGAGCTCGTAAAGATGGTTCAATAA
- the murA gene encoding UDP-N-acetylglucosamine 1-carboxyvinyltransferase, protein MGSIIVERSQLTGEVEISGAKNSALPLLAAALLTEEEVTLHKVPVLSDVETMIDILRTTGKKVVFEKDKNTVHISGPIVQTHVPYDLVRKMRASFNVLGPIAALMGEASTPLPGGCAIGVRPVDFHIEGLKRLGFDITYDHGEILAKRGTKQDGVTVYLPFPSVGATEHIMSTASILPGTTIIENAAMEPEIVDLQNLLNKMGAKVSGAGTSRIVVEGVKNLHGCEHTVIPDRIEAGTYAIALLATRGEGLIKNVNPEHLDALWFVLERTGAVVKKGPDYVEVRSWNRWKGCDINVLPYPGFPTDLQPQIIVYLALADGTSTVTENVFKTRFAHVGELVRMGADMRIKDNTVFINGVPKLEGTTVMGTDLRATAALVIAGLAAEGTTEVTQVEHIFRGYENVIEKFAKLGAKIKYVPGGAPEI, encoded by the coding sequence ATGGGTTCAATAATCGTCGAGAGGTCGCAGTTAACAGGTGAAGTGGAAATTTCCGGGGCGAAAAATTCAGCACTTCCTCTGTTAGCTGCCGCACTATTAACAGAAGAGGAAGTCACTCTTCATAAAGTACCGGTCCTTTCAGATGTTGAAACAATGATAGATATCTTAAGAACCACAGGAAAAAAAGTGGTGTTTGAAAAAGACAAAAACACCGTTCACATATCTGGTCCAATAGTCCAAACGCACGTGCCTTATGATTTAGTAAGGAAAATGAGAGCATCGTTCAACGTCCTTGGTCCCATCGCCGCACTCATGGGTGAGGCGAGCACTCCACTTCCTGGTGGTTGTGCAATAGGTGTGCGACCTGTGGATTTCCACATCGAAGGTCTTAAAAGACTGGGTTTTGATATTACGTACGATCACGGTGAAATACTTGCCAAAAGAGGTACAAAACAAGATGGAGTAACCGTTTATCTACCATTCCCAAGTGTCGGTGCCACCGAGCACATAATGAGCACAGCGTCGATACTGCCCGGTACCACAATAATTGAAAACGCCGCGATGGAACCGGAGATAGTGGATTTGCAGAACTTACTTAACAAAATGGGTGCGAAGGTTTCAGGAGCCGGGACAAGTAGGATAGTTGTTGAAGGTGTCAAGAACTTACACGGTTGCGAGCACACGGTCATACCAGACAGAATTGAGGCGGGCACATACGCTATTGCTCTGCTTGCCACACGTGGAGAAGGGTTGATCAAAAACGTCAATCCAGAACATCTTGATGCACTCTGGTTTGTCCTTGAGAGAACTGGTGCGGTCGTGAAAAAGGGTCCAGACTACGTTGAAGTGAGGTCATGGAACCGTTGGAAAGGATGTGACATCAACGTACTGCCTTACCCAGGCTTTCCGACAGACCTACAACCGCAAATAATCGTATATCTTGCACTTGCAGATGGTACGAGCACCGTTACGGAAAACGTGTTCAAAACACGCTTTGCACACGTTGGCGAACTTGTCAGAATGGGAGCAGATATGAGAATAAAAGACAACACGGTCTTTATAAACGGTGTTCCCAAGCTGGAAGGAACAACCGTTATGGGCACAGACCTAAGGGCAACCGCAGCACTTGTGATTGCAGGTCTTGCAGCGGAAGGAACGACCGAAGTTACACAAGTTGAACACATATTCCGAGGCTATGAAAACGTTATTGAGAAATTCGCGAAACTCGGAGCAAAGATTAAGTACGTCCCCGGAGGTGCACCTGAAATTTGA
- a CDS encoding nucleoside-diphosphate sugar epimerase/dehydratase, with protein sequence MEQPEKSGTGAEIRRSNHPKRPHFLKISRNFWLFLIDTALLFLSGAVALFVRFGFDFAEMRKYASGVLLLILFTSLSNLLNGTYQIVWRYAQPVEFLKLLRGLFIGYASTVLFIHFTRIAVLPRSVGMLTFLGGYFLLFSARTTYQFLLSIRKASGKRIAIVGAGDAGVILLNEIKRTNYGHVLAFFDDDPSKLHKTIANVKVVGTIEQIDKFIDKLELDEILIAIPSASKELIARISDKVVEKGVTLKTFPPISQLLDREPTIEDLREISIQDIIGREPVTVDLRSISGYISGKTVLVTGAGGSIGSEIARQVSNFSPKGLILLGRGENSIYEIYNELKEKAQNLDLIPVIADVTDEKLMDQVFSNHKPDIVFHSAAHKHVFFMQTNLYEALRVNTLGTINLAKLACIHNVERFVFISTDKAVHPTSYMGLSKRIAELYLLTIPKTCTTRISIVRFGNVIGSRGSVLWKFKKQIEKGGPLTITDPRMKRYWMSIPEAVSLVIQSGAFSNSRELYVLDMGEQIPVEKVAKTLAKLMGKPDIPVVYTGAVPGEKFEEELFYEFEIPEPTDHPKISRVRYTEISLTSDQIETIVKQAMELFVIGKEKEAVELLKTILDAVVQSEQQK encoded by the coding sequence ATGGAGCAGCCAGAAAAATCAGGTACTGGAGCTGAAATTAGGCGATCAAATCATCCGAAGCGTCCCCACTTTCTAAAAATCTCAAGGAACTTTTGGCTCTTTTTGATAGATACTGCTCTACTTTTTCTTTCAGGTGCTGTTGCGCTCTTTGTCAGATTCGGATTCGATTTCGCAGAGATGCGCAAGTACGCATCTGGTGTTCTGTTATTGATCCTATTCACATCGCTTTCCAACCTGTTGAACGGCACTTACCAAATCGTTTGGCGCTACGCTCAGCCGGTTGAATTCTTAAAGCTTCTCAGAGGGCTTTTCATAGGCTACGCTTCCACTGTGTTGTTCATCCACTTCACGAGGATTGCCGTGCTACCCAGGTCCGTTGGTATGCTTACATTCCTTGGTGGGTACTTTTTGCTCTTCAGCGCAAGGACCACGTACCAATTCTTGTTGAGCATTCGAAAGGCATCCGGCAAGCGGATTGCGATAGTTGGTGCAGGGGACGCCGGTGTTATTTTACTCAACGAAATCAAGCGCACCAACTACGGACATGTACTTGCCTTCTTTGACGACGACCCTTCAAAATTGCACAAGACGATAGCCAACGTGAAAGTAGTGGGTACCATAGAGCAAATAGACAAATTCATCGATAAACTTGAACTCGATGAAATACTGATAGCGATTCCTTCAGCATCAAAAGAACTCATAGCGCGAATTTCAGATAAAGTTGTTGAGAAAGGTGTGACGTTGAAGACCTTCCCTCCGATATCTCAACTTTTGGACAGAGAACCGACGATTGAGGACCTGAGGGAGATCTCCATCCAAGACATCATCGGAAGAGAGCCTGTAACGGTTGACCTGCGTTCAATAAGTGGTTATATATCAGGCAAAACAGTCTTAGTTACAGGTGCTGGCGGAAGCATCGGTTCGGAAATCGCAAGGCAGGTTTCTAACTTCTCACCAAAAGGTTTAATTCTTCTGGGGCGTGGTGAAAACAGTATATACGAAATATACAACGAACTCAAAGAAAAAGCCCAAAATCTTGACTTAATCCCCGTAATAGCCGACGTAACAGATGAAAAATTGATGGACCAAGTCTTTTCAAACCACAAACCAGACATCGTCTTCCATTCTGCTGCCCACAAACATGTATTCTTCATGCAGACGAACCTTTACGAAGCACTTAGAGTCAACACATTAGGAACGATAAACCTAGCGAAACTTGCGTGTATACACAACGTTGAACGGTTCGTCTTCATCTCGACGGACAAAGCGGTCCATCCTACATCGTACATGGGCCTGAGCAAACGGATTGCGGAACTTTACCTTCTTACCATTCCCAAAACGTGCACTACACGTATTTCAATCGTACGGTTTGGGAACGTCATAGGTAGTCGCGGAAGCGTGCTTTGGAAATTCAAAAAGCAAATCGAAAAAGGCGGTCCTTTGACCATAACTGATCCAAGGATGAAGCGCTACTGGATGAGCATCCCAGAAGCTGTCTCCTTGGTCATACAATCCGGTGCCTTTTCAAACAGCAGGGAACTCTACGTACTGGACATGGGTGAACAGATCCCCGTTGAGAAAGTAGCAAAAACGCTGGCGAAACTCATGGGAAAACCGGACATACCGGTTGTCTACACAGGAGCAGTGCCCGGAGAAAAGTTTGAAGAAGAACTATTTTACGAATTCGAAATCCCGGAACCAACCGACCATCCCAAGATCTCTCGTGTCAGATACACCGAAATCTCACTAACATCCGACCAGATAGAAACAATAGTTAAACAAGCGATGGAACTCTTCGTTATTGGAAAGGAAAAAGAGGCAGTTGAATTACTAAAGACAATCTTGGATGCGGTAGTACAAAGCGAACAGCAAAAATAA
- a CDS encoding Hsp33 family molecular chaperone HslO has translation MARLIYGTAYDGMIRFSVTDSKDVVQELRERHKLSYLPTVVLGRLISASMLVIPWLGERETITFVISGNGPAGTVVAQSTWKGTVRGYITNTSFELERNEFGKFDVKSAIGGGDLTVVRDVGLKTPFVSKVPIVSGEIAEDVAYYYTKSEQIPSAFALGVLMDKEGVAKAGGLAVQILDRSIPEQVISGIEGRLNSFAITNFLGEKSLEEIAKHVLGTEKLLLEEMNVVFQCLCSREKAFESLKVLDLSDLDEMLGEGKAEVTCKWCSTTYTFGPDEIKMAIEEKKKIESQES, from the coding sequence ATGGCAAGGTTGATCTACGGGACTGCGTACGACGGAATGATTAGGTTTTCAGTCACCGATTCAAAGGATGTTGTTCAGGAGTTGAGGGAAAGACACAAGCTATCGTACCTTCCCACTGTGGTGCTTGGAAGGTTGATAAGCGCTTCGATGTTGGTCATCCCGTGGCTTGGAGAAAGAGAGACTATCACGTTCGTTATCAGTGGCAACGGACCGGCAGGAACCGTGGTCGCACAATCGACCTGGAAAGGGACGGTTAGGGGGTATATAACGAATACGTCGTTTGAGTTGGAAAGGAACGAATTTGGAAAGTTCGATGTGAAGAGTGCTATCGGTGGCGGAGACCTCACTGTTGTGAGGGATGTGGGGCTTAAGACGCCATTTGTTTCAAAAGTACCCATTGTTTCAGGTGAGATAGCGGAAGATGTTGCGTATTATTATACAAAATCCGAGCAAATTCCATCTGCATTCGCTCTTGGTGTGTTGATGGACAAGGAAGGTGTCGCAAAGGCAGGTGGATTGGCTGTTCAGATCTTGGATAGAAGTATACCAGAACAGGTAATATCCGGTATCGAAGGAAGGCTCAACAGTTTTGCGATTACGAATTTCTTAGGAGAAAAGAGTTTAGAAGAGATCGCTAAACACGTGCTTGGAACGGAGAAGTTGTTGCTTGAAGAGATGAACGTTGTGTTTCAGTGCCTTTGTAGTAGGGAAAAGGCTTTTGAGTCTCTCAAGGTTTTAGACCTCAGCGATTTGGATGAGATGCTCGGGGAAGGTAAAGCGGAAGTGACGTGTAAGTGGTGTTCAACAACTTATACATTCGGGCCAGATGAGATTAAGATGGCGATCGAGGAAAAGAAGAAAATAGAAAGCCAAGAGAGTTAA
- a CDS encoding response regulator transcription factor — translation MAKKTIMVIDDQPEILELVSFTLQKEGYEVIPVEDAEKALQELKDKDVDMFIVDIMLPNMDGFEFVRHIRASEKHKLTPVIFLSAKGEEFDKVLGLELGADDYIVKPFSIRELLARIRAVFRRMQLGNVVKEEKPKKIVAKDLEIDIDKYEVRVKGKKVSLTPLEFDLLRFLAENEGKVFSRDVLLDKLWGYDYFGDTRTVDVHIRRLRTKIEEDPSNPRYVVTVRGKGYKFRDPGKEEQ, via the coding sequence ATGGCAAAAAAGACGATTATGGTTATCGACGACCAGCCAGAGATTCTCGAATTGGTGAGCTTCACTTTACAAAAAGAGGGATACGAGGTCATCCCTGTTGAGGATGCAGAAAAGGCGTTGCAGGAACTTAAAGACAAAGATGTGGACATGTTCATTGTTGATATCATGCTTCCAAACATGGACGGTTTTGAGTTCGTAAGGCACATCCGCGCCTCTGAAAAGCACAAATTGACACCGGTAATATTCCTCAGTGCGAAAGGCGAAGAGTTTGACAAGGTTCTCGGATTGGAACTTGGTGCTGATGACTACATCGTTAAGCCGTTCAGCATCAGAGAATTACTTGCAAGAATCAGAGCGGTCTTCAGAAGAATGCAGCTTGGAAACGTTGTAAAAGAAGAAAAGCCAAAGAAGATAGTTGCGAAAGACCTTGAAATCGACATCGACAAGTACGAAGTCAGGGTAAAAGGAAAGAAAGTTAGCCTGACACCACTTGAATTTGACCTGCTCAGATTCCTTGCCGAGAACGAAGGTAAGGTCTTCTCCAGGGACGTTCTCCTTGACAAACTCTGGGGCTACGATTATTTTGGTGATACAAGAACCGTTGACGTGCACATCAGAAGATTGAGAACGAAGATCGAAGAGGATCCATCAAACCCAAGGTACGTTGTAACGGTACGCGGAAAAGGATACAAATTTAGAGATCCTGGAAAGGAAGAACAATAA
- a CDS encoding sensor histidine kinase: protein MTIVTIISIVLAITFAVLYALARKNEKTYAKYMDKIALSIGEEAGTPPLYIYERVRKKLEELEKKITETERERRNIFTILNNITDPIIIVRGDGVVTFANIAARDITRPGIEGRRVYDIIENYHLLELFERALATGEIQSADVSLVVDAETRYYDAKVVPIKFDEESERYIIVLHDTTKEKQLDKLRREFISNVSHELRTPLTSIHGYAEALLEDDLSNKELVKKFLKVIESESARMTRLINDLLDLEKLESGDTKFNFAPIEMCEVMDRVYSIVEPLAHDYGVELEMECDEPKVVYGDFDRLVQMALNLVDNAVKYTSIKESGEKKVVVRCYEKEDKIVFEVRDTGPGIPEDAQRRLFERFYRVDKARSRKVGGTGLGLSIVKTIAERHNATITFESKVGEGTTFRVFFNKYKEQENQVETAGNQKQGR from the coding sequence ATGACAATAGTTACGATTATTAGTATCGTCCTTGCGATTACATTTGCTGTCTTGTACGCTCTGGCAAGGAAAAACGAAAAAACATACGCAAAATACATGGACAAAATCGCTTTAAGTATAGGAGAGGAGGCAGGTACTCCTCCCCTATACATTTACGAGCGCGTTAGGAAAAAATTGGAAGAGCTGGAAAAGAAGATCACGGAAACAGAACGCGAGAGGCGGAACATATTTACTATTCTCAACAACATAACGGACCCGATAATAATCGTTCGCGGTGACGGTGTCGTGACATTTGCCAACATAGCCGCTCGCGATATCACACGTCCAGGCATCGAAGGTCGAAGGGTTTACGACATCATCGAAAACTACCATCTGCTGGAACTGTTCGAAAGGGCGCTCGCAACAGGCGAGATTCAGAGTGCGGATGTCTCTTTAGTTGTCGATGCTGAAACACGTTATTACGATGCAAAGGTCGTACCAATAAAATTCGACGAAGAGAGCGAACGTTACATCATCGTATTGCACGATACAACGAAAGAAAAACAACTCGATAAATTGAGAAGGGAATTTATCTCAAACGTTTCCCACGAACTCAGAACACCGCTCACCTCTATCCATGGTTATGCAGAAGCGCTCCTTGAAGACGACCTATCAAACAAAGAACTCGTTAAAAAATTCCTAAAGGTCATCGAAAGCGAATCCGCACGTATGACAAGGCTCATAAACGACCTGCTTGACCTTGAGAAACTTGAGTCCGGTGACACGAAATTCAATTTTGCACCTATTGAAATGTGCGAGGTGATGGACAGAGTTTACAGCATCGTTGAACCACTTGCACACGACTACGGTGTGGAACTGGAGATGGAGTGCGATGAGCCGAAAGTCGTCTACGGTGATTTCGACAGGCTCGTCCAAATGGCTCTGAACCTCGTTGACAATGCTGTGAAATACACATCCATAAAAGAATCCGGTGAGAAGAAAGTTGTTGTAAGGTGCTACGAAAAAGAGGACAAAATCGTCTTTGAAGTCAGAGATACGGGACCTGGTATCCCAGAAGATGCGCAAAGAAGACTCTTCGAAAGGTTCTACCGCGTCGACAAAGCCAGAAGCAGAAAAGTTGGTGGCACCGGTCTTGGACTTTCTATCGTAAAAACAATCGCAGAGCGCCATAACGCAACCATCACATTTGAAAGCAAAGTCGGAGAGGGTACAACGTTCAGAGTGTTTTTCAACAAATACAAAGAACAAGAAAACCAGGTAGAAACAGCAGGCAATCAAAAGCAGGGAAGATGA
- a CDS encoding pyrimidine-nucleoside phosphorylase, whose amino-acid sequence MRAYDIILKKRNGGKLSKEEIEFMVSGYVKGDVPDYQMAAFLMAIYFRHMDPEERAILTEVMANSGDRIDLSSIPGIKIDKHSTGGVGDKTTLVVGPIVASLGVPVAKMSGRALGHTGGTIDKLESIPGFRTALSEEEFFENVRKIGIAIVGQTANLVPADKKIYALRDATATVDEVSLIASSIMSKKLAGGADGYVLDVKVGSGAFMKTLEQATELAEAMVGIAKAHGKKAVAVLTNMDVPLGKMVGNSLEVLEAIETLKGNGPDDFTELCLNLAAWMCHLAEKGTFEECLKMAQEALESGRALEKFRQLVEHQGGNPEVVDRPTEVLPMTDRTVEFTAPQNGYITAIDTEKIGIASNYLGAGRKTKEDTIDYRVGIEILKKLGDYVEKGEPIAKLYISEKSDVESALKLLLESYEFSSEKPEHKPIILGIVQ is encoded by the coding sequence ATGCGAGCGTACGATATAATACTCAAAAAGAGAAATGGTGGAAAGCTCTCGAAAGAAGAGATAGAATTCATGGTTAGCGGATACGTAAAAGGTGATGTTCCAGACTACCAGATGGCCGCATTCCTAATGGCCATTTACTTTCGTCATATGGACCCAGAGGAACGTGCGATACTAACAGAGGTAATGGCGAATTCCGGTGACCGGATAGATTTGTCTTCGATACCTGGGATCAAGATAGACAAACACTCGACTGGCGGTGTCGGAGACAAAACGACGCTAGTAGTAGGGCCTATTGTTGCCTCACTCGGTGTGCCCGTTGCGAAGATGTCCGGTAGGGCACTCGGCCACACAGGTGGCACGATAGACAAACTCGAGTCGATACCTGGCTTTCGCACAGCGCTTTCCGAAGAGGAATTCTTCGAAAACGTACGGAAGATAGGTATCGCAATCGTAGGCCAGACGGCAAACCTTGTCCCTGCCGACAAGAAGATATACGCACTCCGAGATGCAACGGCGACCGTTGATGAGGTATCTTTAATAGCATCGAGCATAATGAGTAAAAAGCTAGCTGGTGGAGCAGACGGCTACGTGCTCGATGTGAAAGTTGGTAGCGGTGCGTTCATGAAAACTTTAGAGCAAGCAACGGAACTCGCCGAAGCCATGGTTGGAATTGCGAAAGCACACGGTAAAAAAGCGGTTGCTGTTCTTACAAACATGGATGTCCCACTTGGAAAAATGGTGGGGAACTCACTGGAAGTATTGGAAGCAATCGAGACGTTGAAAGGCAACGGTCCTGATGATTTTACCGAGCTTTGCTTGAATTTGGCTGCATGGATGTGTCATCTTGCAGAAAAAGGCACATTTGAAGAATGTCTAAAAATGGCGCAAGAAGCACTGGAGAGCGGAAGGGCACTTGAAAAATTTAGACAACTTGTTGAACATCAAGGAGGCAATCCGGAAGTAGTCGACAGGCCCACCGAAGTATTACCGATGACGGATAGAACCGTAGAATTCACCGCACCGCAGAATGGATACATAACGGCCATAGATACAGAAAAAATAGGCATCGCCTCAAACTACCTCGGTGCTGGTAGAAAGACGAAAGAAGACACAATCGACTACCGTGTTGGTATTGAAATACTTAAAAAGCTTGGCGATTACGTGGAAAAAGGTGAACCTATTGCAAAACTCTACATCTCAGAAAAGAGTGATGTAGAGTCTGCACTGAAACTACTTTTGGAAAGCTACGAATTCAGCAGCGAAAAACCCGAGCACAAACCGATAATCCTCGGAATCGTGCAGTGA
- a CDS encoding phosphodiester glycosidase family protein has protein sequence MLSKYSKLLKFISIIFLTLATFLAAQIFLINNKVFEPSNGYFTESQLRDMGFNIVKNERVYLIYNKKLIIGSDGDFLVDFDQYVPKTYILSNNVVQVKADFIANFLKLTKINDVYYDKPFTITSISYEDDVLTITLSVSARKEFLSASLSNNVLSLKLSPAQGDVKVPSGVSISKTNHTISLGVAKAISSYKVTYSGNNIVVEMEPVIKRIDYIQRTETFAGRTFTVNYIIADPRYTNIAPLLPSKGIGSTATLATILSQNGYSNGVNANYFDPSTALPIDIVIANGKVLSHRYGLRPMFIQTVDGKAFIKKAYVDITIRIGGTLLLVKGVNTTSLSEVNLYTSEFALRIPNDRTKTYIVVRSGKVSSIGYVASVPANSEVIMLSNDVKNKFLPGLSVGQSVSIELYTDEGYQIKNAVGAGPLLLQDGNIIPDAAEEKLRYGGGIPTTRADRTIIAIKDGKVHLITIEGKNGSGMNFDEAAQFLKSKGYESAMMLDGGSSTSMVYAGKYVTSGTPRNIPVALGVK, from the coding sequence GTGCTTTCAAAATACTCGAAGCTCTTGAAATTCATTTCTATCATTTTTCTAACTTTGGCAACCTTTTTGGCTGCCCAAATTTTTTTAATCAACAACAAAGTCTTCGAACCTTCGAATGGCTACTTCACGGAATCGCAACTCCGAGACATGGGGTTTAACATCGTAAAAAACGAAAGAGTCTACCTTATTTACAACAAGAAACTCATCATCGGTTCCGACGGTGATTTTCTTGTCGATTTCGACCAGTATGTACCAAAAACTTACATATTGTCGAATAATGTGGTGCAGGTAAAGGCGGATTTCATTGCAAACTTCCTTAAATTGACCAAAATCAACGACGTGTATTACGACAAGCCATTTACAATAACAAGTATCAGCTATGAAGACGACGTTCTAACTATCACGCTTTCTGTGAGCGCAAGAAAAGAATTTCTCAGTGCGTCGCTTTCCAACAACGTCCTGTCACTTAAACTCTCACCTGCACAGGGTGATGTAAAGGTCCCTTCCGGTGTATCGATTTCTAAGACGAATCACACCATTTCATTGGGAGTTGCAAAGGCGATATCGAGTTACAAAGTAACGTACTCGGGGAACAACATAGTCGTTGAGATGGAACCTGTCATTAAAAGGATAGATTACATCCAGCGTACAGAGACCTTTGCTGGAAGAACATTCACGGTCAACTACATCATCGCAGACCCAAGGTACACCAACATAGCACCTTTACTGCCGTCAAAGGGCATAGGTTCTACGGCGACCTTGGCGACAATTCTATCTCAAAACGGTTATTCAAACGGTGTGAATGCGAATTACTTCGACCCGTCAACAGCATTGCCGATAGATATAGTCATTGCGAACGGGAAAGTCCTCTCGCACAGGTACGGATTAAGGCCGATGTTTATCCAGACAGTTGATGGTAAAGCATTCATTAAGAAGGCATATGTCGACATCACGATAAGGATTGGGGGAACTTTGCTCTTGGTTAAGGGTGTTAATACCACATCATTAAGCGAAGTCAACCTCTACACCTCCGAATTCGCACTCAGGATACCAAACGACAGGACAAAAACTTACATCGTTGTGAGAAGCGGAAAGGTATCGTCTATAGGGTATGTTGCAAGTGTACCTGCAAATTCAGAGGTTATCATGCTCAGCAACGATGTAAAGAATAAGTTCTTGCCCGGTCTGTCCGTTGGTCAGAGTGTCTCTATTGAACTTTACACGGACGAGGGTTACCAGATCAAGAACGCTGTTGGTGCTGGTCCTTTGCTCTTGCAGGACGGCAACATTATTCCCGATGCGGCTGAAGAGAAGCTCCGTTACGGTGGAGGTATACCAACAACACGTGCCGATAGAACGATAATAGCTATAAAGGATGGCAAAGTGCATCTAATAACGATAGAAGGCAAAAACGGTTCTGGAATGAACTTCGATGAGGCTGCCCAGTTCCTGAAATCCAAAGGTTACGAATCTGCGATGATGCTCGACGGCGGTAGCTCAACCTCGATGGTCTACGCGGGAAAATACGTAACAAGCGGCACACCTCGAAACATACCTGTAGCACTTGGGGTGAAATAG